In Haliotis asinina isolate JCU_RB_2024 chromosome 15, JCU_Hal_asi_v2, whole genome shotgun sequence, one DNA window encodes the following:
- the LOC137266089 gene encoding b(0,+)-type amino acid transporter 1-like, producing MDTEKDSTNPDQVSLSDMELRQRTPDDSPEEIDPHVQTDTSKITLKKEIGLFSGIAFVVGSIIGSGIFITPQGVLRNTGSVGMCMVVWSTGAVLAILGSLTFTELTSVTRTSGGEYAVLMKTFGPIPAFMFVWAIEIARNPASRAVQCLTFAEYLSTLLELCGSPALPKKLIAICVLVLLGVTTSYSVKLSARIQVFFTAAKLGALIVIIIGGLVKIGQGTLSELPTGFDGTVTVVSDITLAYYSVMFAYNGWNNVNFLIEEVKNPQRNGPLSSIVGVAIVGVVYILTNISYLAVMTRQELYQSSAVAQTWGDRVLGSASWIIPIAVMMSVFGSANGGIGTASRIQYAAARDGNWWEFLSFVNVKRYTPMPPIICHVLIAIFMVLQGTITSLITFLSFTNWVFYGACALSCIVLRFKVKDDPKRIKVPILIPVIFMLSCLFLVVAPIVDNPRVELLYAVAFVVGGLIIYFPLIHFNLKPKWFEKVEMYLQLLLEVAPSTYVDTS from the exons ATGGATACGGAAAAGG ATTCAACGAATCCAGACCAGGTGTCCCTGTCAGACATGGAACTGCGACAACGGACACCTGACGACTCCCCAGAGGAGATTGACCCTCACGTTCAGACTGACACGTCGAAGATAACCCTGAAGAAGGAGATTGGTCTGTTTAGTGGGATAGCCTTTGTGGTCGGATCCATCATCG GTTCAGGTATCTTCATCACTCCCCAAGGAGTCTTGAGGAACACGGGCTCTGTGGGTATGTGTATGGTGGTGTGGTCTACCGGAGCTGTCCTCGCTATCCTCG GTTCACTTACCTTCACTGAGTTAACGTCCGTTACACGGACATCAGGAGGGGAGTATGCAGTGTTGATGAAAACATTCGGCCCAATTCCTGCCTTTATGTTTGTATGGGCCATCGAAATCGCCAGGAATCCAGCGTCAAGAGCTGTGCAATGTCTGACGTTCGCCGAGTATCTTTCAACTTTGCTTGAGCTGTGTGGATCCCCTGCTCTTCCAAAGAAACTCATAGCGATTTGCGTACTTG TCCTTCTGGGGGTCACCACTTCCTACAGCGTGAAGTTGTCAGCACGGATACAGGTCTTCTTCACTGCAGCCAAACTGGGAGCTCTCATTGTGATCATCATTGGAGGACTAGTCAAAATTGGACAAG GCACGTTATCTGAGTTACCCACAGGGTTTGACGGAACAGTGACAGTGGTTTCAGATATCACTCTGGCGTACTACTCCGTCATGTTTGCATATAATGGTTG GAACAATGTGAACTTCTTGATAGAGGAGGTGAAGAACCCACAAAG AAACGGCCCCCTGTCGAGTATCGTCGGTGTAGCAATAGTCGGTGTTGTCTACATCCTTACCAACATCTCCTACCTTGCTGTTATGACCCGTCAGGAGCTGTATCAATCATCGGCCGTGGCACAG ACCTGGGGAGACAGGGTGCTGGGTTCAGCCTCATGGATTATCCCGATCGCTGTCATGATGTCAGTATTCGGTAGCGCCAACGGCGGAATTGGAACAGCCTCGAG AATACAGTATGCTGCAGCCCGTGATGGGAACTGGTGGGAGTTCCTGTCGTTTGTCAATGTGAAGAGGTACACGCCGATGCCCCCAATTATATGTCAT GTGCTGATCGCTATCTTCATGGTGCTGCAAGGAACCATCACTTCCCTCATCACTTTCCTCAGCTTCACAAACTGGGTCTTTTACGGTGCATGTGCTCTAAGCTGTATAGTACTGAGGTTCAAAGTGAAGGACGACCCGAAACGAATAAAG GTTCCTATCCTCATCCCCGTCATTTTCATGCTGTCGTGTCTCTTCCTGGTTGTGGCACCCATTGTAGATAATCCTCGGGTCGAGCTGCTGTATGCTGTTGCATTTGTTGTCGGAGGTCTCATTATCTATTTCCCCCTCATCCACTTCAACTTGAAACCGAAGTGGTTCG AAAAGGTAGAGATGTATCTGCAGCTGCTGCTGGAGGTCGCGCCAAGTACATACGTGGACACATCCTGA